From one Streptomyces sp. CA-210063 genomic stretch:
- a CDS encoding SpoIIE family protein phosphatase — translation MAGKQDAPTAVAVVDPDGMVSGWSEGARLLLGWTAQDTVGRPVTDLLADPPPPGFPEGYGAGPDPTGFIPLRHRDGSTVDAVVAAQPLCGPDGRALGQVVTVQRWGRRPVIADRAFEQSPFALGVYDPELRFLWINASSGRVIAHSEEQVLGKKYREVLPEFDRTLFPERDDKPYTDKLAEVARTGEPARLITVFRPRGSDYANAWATSIWPVRDEEGRVRAVANWGFDMSAEYWARQRLLLLNEATRGIGRTLDVIGTAQELARTPVPGFVDLVSVDLFDEVLRGEEPPSASAFAPGEAIALSRAAQHSAREDTDRGPGPTMPVSHAPGSVAARCMATGRSTVELAAEPGQGGEWAFGPGLAADPAHWPPGNPLIDGSIAADGLTGRITVPLRARGALLGVVAFSRRDRPEAFTADDLILAEELTAKAAVAIDNARRYSRERTTALTLQRSLLPQGLPKQEAVEVASRYLPGGTGVEVGGDWFDVIPLSGARVALVVGDVVGHGLHASAGMGRLRTAVRTLADVDLPPDELLTHLDDLVLHLANDLQPVGPFQPTGESGATCLYTVYDPVSRRFTLASAGHPLPLIISPDGTMTPVPAQPGPPLGIGGLPFEATELELSEGSLLALHTDGLVQSRERDVDQGIAELQQVLNHSATSLEALCDTVMDAMLPERRTDDAALLLARTHALDPQHVADWDVEPDPAQVPRARKFAVEQVDAWGLEEASFVTELVVSELVTNAIRYGEPPIRLRLIRDTSLICEVSDASNTAPHLRRARAFDEGGRGLLLVAQLTQGWGTRHTTDGKTIWCAQTLP, via the coding sequence ATGGCCGGCAAGCAGGACGCGCCCACTGCCGTTGCCGTGGTGGACCCGGACGGCATGGTGAGCGGCTGGAGCGAGGGGGCCCGGCTGCTGCTGGGCTGGACGGCGCAGGACACCGTCGGCCGCCCCGTGACCGACCTGCTGGCCGATCCCCCGCCACCCGGCTTCCCCGAGGGCTACGGCGCCGGCCCCGACCCCACGGGGTTCATCCCGCTGCGCCACCGGGACGGTTCCACGGTGGACGCCGTGGTGGCGGCTCAGCCGCTGTGCGGCCCCGACGGGCGGGCACTGGGTCAGGTGGTGACCGTCCAGCGCTGGGGACGCCGCCCGGTGATCGCCGACCGGGCCTTCGAGCAGTCCCCCTTCGCTCTGGGTGTTTACGACCCTGAGCTGCGGTTCCTGTGGATCAACGCCTCCTCGGGCCGGGTGATCGCGCACTCCGAGGAGCAGGTGCTCGGTAAGAAGTACCGCGAGGTGTTGCCCGAATTCGACCGCACGCTGTTTCCCGAAAGAGACGACAAGCCCTACACCGACAAGCTCGCCGAAGTGGCGAGGACGGGCGAGCCCGCGCGTCTCATCACCGTCTTCCGCCCGCGTGGCAGTGACTACGCCAACGCCTGGGCCACCAGCATCTGGCCCGTCCGAGATGAGGAGGGCAGGGTCCGCGCGGTCGCCAACTGGGGATTCGACATGAGCGCCGAGTACTGGGCTCGGCAGCGCCTGCTCCTGCTCAACGAGGCCACCCGTGGCATCGGCCGGACACTCGACGTGATCGGCACCGCCCAGGAACTGGCCAGGACCCCCGTGCCGGGATTCGTCGACCTCGTCAGCGTGGATCTCTTCGACGAGGTGCTGCGCGGAGAGGAACCGCCCTCCGCGTCCGCGTTCGCCCCCGGCGAGGCCATCGCGCTCAGCCGTGCCGCCCAGCACAGCGCCAGGGAGGACACCGACCGGGGTCCCGGGCCCACGATGCCGGTCAGCCACGCTCCCGGTTCCGTCGCCGCCCGCTGCATGGCCACCGGCAGGTCCACGGTCGAACTCGCCGCCGAGCCCGGCCAGGGCGGCGAATGGGCCTTCGGGCCCGGGCTCGCCGCCGACCCGGCGCACTGGCCCCCGGGCAACCCGTTGATCGACGGGTCCATCGCCGCGGACGGACTGACCGGCCGGATCACCGTGCCGCTCCGGGCGCGCGGCGCGCTGCTCGGCGTCGTCGCCTTCTCCCGCCGCGACCGGCCCGAGGCCTTCACCGCCGACGACCTGATCCTCGCCGAAGAGCTGACCGCCAAGGCAGCCGTCGCCATCGACAACGCCCGCCGGTACTCGCGCGAGCGCACGACCGCGCTGACCCTGCAACGCAGCCTGCTGCCGCAGGGGCTGCCGAAGCAGGAGGCGGTCGAGGTGGCATCCCGCTATTTGCCCGGCGGGACCGGCGTGGAGGTGGGCGGTGACTGGTTCGACGTCATTCCGCTGTCCGGCGCCCGGGTCGCGCTGGTCGTCGGCGATGTCGTCGGCCACGGCCTGCACGCCTCGGCCGGCATGGGCCGGCTGCGCACGGCGGTCCGCACCCTCGCCGACGTCGACCTGCCGCCGGACGAGCTGCTGACCCACCTGGACGACCTGGTCCTCCACCTCGCCAACGACCTCCAGCCCGTCGGCCCCTTCCAGCCGACCGGCGAGTCGGGGGCCACCTGTCTGTACACCGTCTACGACCCTGTCTCCCGGCGCTTCACACTGGCGAGCGCCGGCCATCCCCTCCCGCTGATCATCTCCCCGGACGGCACCATGACACCGGTACCCGCACAGCCGGGACCGCCGCTCGGCATCGGCGGGCTGCCTTTCGAGGCCACCGAGCTCGAGCTGTCCGAGGGCAGTCTGCTCGCCCTTCACACCGACGGACTGGTGCAGAGCCGCGAGCGCGATGTCGACCAGGGGATCGCCGAGCTGCAGCAGGTCCTGAACCACTCGGCCACCTCACTGGAGGCCCTGTGCGACACGGTGATGGACGCGATGCTGCCCGAACGCCGCACCGACGACGCCGCGCTGCTGCTCGCTCGCACTCACGCGCTGGATCCCCAGCACGTCGCCGACTGGGACGTAGAGCCCGACCCCGCGCAGGTGCCGCGCGCCAGGAAGTTCGCCGTCGAACAGGTGGACGCCTGGGGCCTGGAGGAGGCGTCATTCGTCACCGAACTGGTCGTCAGCGAACTGGTCACCAACGCCATCAGATACGGCGAGCCGCCGATCAGGCTGCGGCTGATTCGCGACACTTCCCTGATCTGCGAGGTCTCCGACGCCAGCAACACCGCTCCGCACCTGCGCCGGGCCCGGGCCTTCGACGAGGGCGGGCGGGGCCTGTTGCTCGTCGCCCAGCTCACCCAGGGATGGGGCACCCGGCACACCACCGACGGCAAGACGATCTGGTGCGCGCAGACCCTCCCCTAG
- a CDS encoding LLM class flavin-dependent oxidoreductase, with protein MTFELGVYSFGNTPRRADGSRGPTAQALRDVLEAIKLADEVGLDFFGVGEHHIRAMPLSSPTSVVNAAAAATHRIKLGTTVTVLSTDDPIRVFQQLATAASIAPGRIELVAGRGSSTITFPLFDHDEHDYDLLYASKLDLLTAVNAGENVTWNGPHRRRPLQDVTVFPRPEEPLKIWLGTGGSPGSVGRAVELGLPMFLGVLGGTPEHWARYGHAYRAAWAQAGHPAERADIAVAVHGFVAESGTQARSTYLEYEHRMMAEGMAALGRPAPSRTDRAATYGPDGMVFVGSPDEIADRILHLHGLLGHTRQILQMDVGGMPQRDFLRAIELLGTKVLPQIRAEPAKP; from the coding sequence ATGACCTTCGAACTCGGCGTCTACTCCTTCGGCAACACCCCGCGCCGTGCGGACGGCAGCCGCGGCCCCACCGCCCAGGCCCTCCGCGATGTGCTGGAGGCCATCAAGCTCGCCGACGAGGTGGGCCTGGACTTCTTCGGGGTCGGCGAGCACCACATACGGGCGATGCCACTGTCCTCGCCCACCTCGGTGGTCAACGCCGCCGCGGCCGCCACCCACCGGATCAAGCTCGGCACCACGGTCACCGTCCTGTCGACCGACGACCCGATCCGGGTGTTCCAACAGCTCGCGACCGCCGCGTCGATCGCTCCCGGTCGCATCGAGCTGGTCGCCGGACGCGGCTCGTCGACGATCACATTCCCGCTGTTCGACCACGACGAGCACGACTACGACCTGCTGTACGCCTCCAAACTCGACCTGCTGACGGCCGTCAACGCCGGCGAGAACGTCACCTGGAACGGCCCGCACCGCAGACGGCCGTTGCAGGATGTCACTGTCTTTCCCCGCCCCGAGGAGCCGCTGAAGATCTGGCTGGGCACCGGCGGCAGTCCCGGCTCGGTGGGCCGAGCCGTCGAGTTGGGTCTGCCGATGTTCCTCGGCGTCCTCGGCGGCACCCCCGAGCACTGGGCCCGGTACGGGCACGCCTACCGCGCCGCCTGGGCCCAGGCCGGACATCCCGCCGAGCGGGCCGACATCGCGGTCGCCGTGCACGGGTTCGTCGCCGAGTCCGGTACCCAGGCCCGGTCGACCTACCTGGAGTACGAGCACCGGATGATGGCCGAGGGCATGGCCGCACTGGGCCGCCCCGCCCCCTCGCGCACCGACCGAGCCGCGACCTACGGCCCCGACGGCATGGTCTTCGTCGGCAGCCCCGACGAGATCGCCGACCGCATCCTCCACCTGCACGGGCTGCTCGGCCACACCCGCCAGATCCTCCAGATGGACGTCGGCGGTATGCCGCAGCGCGACTTCCTGCGCGCCATCGAACTGCTCGGCACGAAGGTGCTCCCTCAGATCCGCGCCGAGCCAGCGAAACCATGA
- a CDS encoding SDR family NAD(P)-dependent oxidoreductase, which produces MPTIAIIGAGPGMGLAIARTFGSRGFDVALISRTKEKLQTLVDQLGKEDITAEAFTADVLDRPSLTAALDAVKAHFGGIDVLEYSPAPHSPVPGVTLAAPSEATVDNLQPQIEYLFYGAVTAAQAVLPAMRESGAGTLLFTTGGGSVDPIPMLGNVNAAAAALRNWVLNLDKELAGSGVHAAHVAINVWIGDGGPEGFPTATPEQIAPVYWDLHENRDRSESVFNA; this is translated from the coding sequence ATGCCCACTATTGCCATCATCGGCGCAGGCCCCGGTATGGGCCTGGCCATCGCCCGCACCTTCGGCAGCCGCGGCTTCGACGTCGCCCTGATATCCCGCACCAAGGAGAAGCTTCAGACCCTGGTCGACCAGCTGGGCAAGGAAGACATCACCGCTGAGGCGTTCACCGCCGATGTCCTGGACAGGCCCTCCTTGACCGCCGCCCTGGACGCCGTGAAGGCCCACTTCGGCGGCATCGACGTACTGGAGTACTCCCCGGCCCCGCACTCCCCGGTGCCCGGCGTCACCCTGGCCGCCCCCTCCGAGGCCACAGTGGACAATCTGCAGCCGCAGATCGAGTACCTCTTCTACGGCGCCGTCACGGCGGCCCAGGCCGTACTGCCCGCCATGCGGGAGTCCGGCGCCGGGACCCTGCTGTTCACCACCGGCGGCGGCTCCGTGGACCCCATTCCCATGCTCGGCAACGTCAACGCGGCCGCCGCGGCCCTGCGCAACTGGGTGCTCAACCTGGACAAGGAGCTGGCCGGCAGCGGTGTGCACGCCGCACACGTGGCGATCAACGTCTGGATCGGCGACGGCGGCCCGGAGGGCTTCCCCACGGCCACGCCCGAGCAGATCGCCCCCGTGTACTGGGACCTGCACGAAAACCGCGACCGCTCCGAGTCCGTCTTCAACGCCTGA
- a CDS encoding TetR/AcrR family transcriptional regulator produces the protein MPSPPSDQTPGRQPGTGLRADAERNRDRILAAARRLYATEGLAASMASVAREAGVGKATLGRRFVTR, from the coding sequence ATGCCCTCGCCACCTTCTGACCAGACGCCGGGCCGACAGCCCGGCACGGGACTGCGCGCCGACGCCGAGCGCAACCGCGACCGCATCCTGGCCGCCGCCCGCCGCCTCTACGCCACGGAAGGACTCGCCGCCTCGATGGCCTCCGTCGCCCGCGAGGCAGGCGTCGGCAAGGCCACGCTCGGCCGACGCTTCGTCACCCGGTAG
- the dctA gene encoding C4-dicarboxylate transporter DctA, translating to MTHTPTHTPHSERAAAKPWYRQLYVQVLVAIVIGIVLGWRWPDLATSMEPIGTTFITAMKMLIGPIVFLTIVGGIAGVADLKKVGLTGIKALTYFQIGTIVAMLTGLVAINIFRLGDGVHADPSSLDTSGDAGEYIEKGEHQHWWEFLTNIVPESFFGPFVEGSILQVIFLAVIFGIALKMVGKAGEPIIAGVGRLTEVVFKVLSFVMKAAPLGAFGAMSYAIGKFGLSTLTSLGSLILLFYVTSALFVVVVLGGVLAAYVRLNIFQLFRYFKEEFFLILGTSTAEPALPGLMRKMQFMGVERSTVGLVVPTGYSFNLDGAAIYLSLATLYIAQATDTPLSVTQQLGLLAVMLLTSKGAAGVAGGGFIALTATLSTVGHVPAAGIMLVFGIDKFMSECRALVNFFGNAVATLFIARWENTLDLARAREVLAGRAGEPPTTTEPKTLAAESPEVAEASRPTVTSHTAHTAHTAEVTP from the coding sequence ATGACGCATACCCCGACGCACACTCCGCACAGCGAGCGAGCCGCCGCGAAACCGTGGTACCGGCAGCTGTACGTCCAGGTGCTGGTGGCGATCGTGATCGGAATCGTCCTGGGCTGGCGGTGGCCGGACCTGGCCACGTCCATGGAACCGATCGGCACCACGTTCATCACCGCGATGAAGATGCTGATCGGGCCGATCGTCTTCCTGACGATCGTCGGAGGGATAGCCGGTGTCGCCGACCTGAAGAAGGTCGGGCTCACCGGCATCAAGGCTCTGACGTACTTCCAGATCGGCACCATCGTCGCCATGCTCACCGGGCTGGTGGCAATCAACATCTTCCGCCTCGGCGACGGTGTGCACGCCGACCCCTCCTCGCTCGACACCTCGGGCGACGCGGGCGAGTACATCGAGAAGGGTGAGCACCAGCACTGGTGGGAGTTCCTGACGAACATCGTGCCGGAAAGCTTCTTCGGGCCGTTCGTGGAGGGCAGCATCCTTCAGGTCATCTTCCTGGCGGTGATCTTCGGCATCGCGCTGAAGATGGTGGGCAAGGCGGGTGAGCCGATCATCGCGGGTGTGGGGCGGCTGACCGAGGTCGTGTTCAAGGTGCTGTCGTTCGTGATGAAGGCCGCGCCGCTCGGCGCCTTCGGCGCGATGTCGTACGCCATCGGAAAGTTCGGCCTGTCCACGCTGACCAGCCTCGGTTCGCTGATCCTGCTCTTCTACGTCACCTCCGCCCTGTTCGTCGTGGTGGTGCTGGGCGGTGTGCTCGCCGCGTACGTGCGGCTGAACATCTTCCAGCTGTTCCGCTACTTCAAGGAGGAGTTCTTCCTCATCCTCGGTACGTCCACGGCCGAGCCGGCGCTGCCGGGGCTGATGCGCAAGATGCAGTTCATGGGCGTGGAGCGGTCCACGGTCGGTCTGGTGGTACCGACGGGCTACAGCTTCAACCTCGACGGTGCGGCGATCTACCTGTCGCTGGCCACCCTGTACATCGCGCAGGCCACCGACACCCCCCTGTCCGTCACCCAGCAACTCGGTCTCCTCGCCGTCATGTTGCTGACGTCCAAGGGCGCCGCCGGTGTCGCGGGCGGCGGCTTCATCGCCCTCACGGCCACCCTCTCCACGGTCGGCCACGTTCCGGCGGCGGGCATCATGCTCGTCTTCGGCATCGACAAGTTCATGTCGGAGTGCCGGGCGCTGGTGAACTTCTTCGGCAACGCCGTCGCCACCCTGTTCATCGCCCGCTGGGAGAACACCCTGGACCTCGCCAGGGCACGCGAAGTCCTCGCGGGGAGGGCCGGAGAACCGCCGACCACCACCGAGCCGAAGACTCTCGCGGCCGAGAGCCCCGAGGTGGCCGAAGCGAGTCGTCCGACCGTCACCTCACACACCGCGCACACCGCGCACACCGCCGAGGTGACCCCCTGA
- a CDS encoding LysR family transcriptional regulator, with the protein MDARQLEYFLAIVEHGGFSKAAAALHVAQPSLSQAMANLEADLGVALFHRVGRGVVLSEAGAELLEPSRRVLRDLTAVRDTAAALAGLQGGTVEVATMPSPGIEPLTTLIHRFAELHPSVTVSTQAAFTPDEVLSLVRSGACELGLLGSAGAVKPTGLDVLHVEDQPFVVVAAPGGTFEDGVTIRPEGLAGHKLIASRTGSLMRSIVDDITAGGAGTKIVTVVDHRTSILPLVLTGVGVAVLPSSWTRLARRCGAVVAPIDSTAHLHVAMVSLPAHLTPAARAFLALTGSLAHLRTREASTDRPGL; encoded by the coding sequence TTGGACGCCCGGCAGCTCGAGTACTTCCTGGCCATCGTCGAGCACGGTGGCTTCAGCAAGGCGGCTGCCGCCCTGCATGTGGCCCAGCCCTCGCTCTCCCAGGCCATGGCCAACCTGGAGGCCGACCTCGGGGTGGCCCTCTTCCACCGGGTGGGCCGGGGCGTCGTACTGAGCGAGGCCGGGGCGGAGCTGCTCGAGCCGAGCCGCCGGGTGCTGCGCGACCTGACGGCCGTCCGCGACACGGCCGCCGCGCTCGCCGGGCTGCAGGGGGGCACGGTCGAGGTGGCCACCATGCCCTCACCCGGCATCGAACCGCTCACCACGCTCATCCACCGCTTCGCGGAGCTGCACCCGTCCGTGACGGTCAGCACTCAGGCCGCCTTCACCCCCGACGAGGTTCTCTCCCTCGTCCGCAGCGGCGCGTGCGAACTGGGCCTGTTGGGCTCGGCGGGCGCCGTGAAGCCGACCGGCCTGGATGTCCTGCATGTCGAGGACCAGCCGTTCGTGGTCGTCGCCGCGCCCGGCGGGACCTTCGAGGACGGCGTCACGATCCGGCCCGAGGGCCTCGCCGGGCACAAGCTCATCGCGTCCCGCACCGGCAGTCTGATGCGCAGCATCGTCGACGACATCACCGCCGGAGGCGCCGGCACCAAGATCGTGACAGTCGTCGATCACCGCACCTCCATCCTGCCCCTGGTCCTCACCGGCGTGGGCGTCGCCGTCCTGCCGTCCTCGTGGACCCGGCTGGCCCGCCGCTGCGGGGCCGTCGTCGCGCCCATCGATTCCACGGCCCACCTGCATGTGGCGATGGTCAGCCTGCCCGCGCACCTCACCCCGGCCGCGCGCGCCTTCCTCGCCCTCACCGGGTCACTGGCCCATCTCAGGACGCGAGAGGCATCAACCGATCGGCCTGGCCTATAG
- a CDS encoding glycerate kinase — translation MVSVLIAPDKFKGSLSADDVAHALARGVREGAPHASVSRLALADGGEGSVAAACSGRFSPETITVPGPTGQPVTATVAVHGRTVLVEAAAVCGLGVLPDGHKAPLTATSRGVGQAVRYALAGGADTIVLALGGVATTDGGAGLLQALGAVLAREDGTPIGPGGRGLGELHTVDLGEPRALLRGVDLVLATDVDNPLLGPTGTATVYGPQKGATTDDVRELEAALGCFVRRLEAAGVADAARLAEAPGAGAAGGLGYAGMLLGGRVCSGADYFLTLLGADELLTANDFVVTGEGSLDEQSLSGKLPVALARRARRYGTSVHAVAGRCTLPAERTAAHFRSVQALTELTDQDCANDPTLSVRLLEQCGRALAARWIAGA, via the coding sequence ATGGTGTCCGTACTGATCGCTCCGGACAAGTTCAAGGGCTCCCTCAGCGCCGACGACGTCGCCCACGCGTTGGCACGCGGGGTACGGGAGGGTGCCCCGCACGCGAGCGTCAGTCGGCTCGCGTTGGCGGACGGCGGAGAGGGGAGCGTGGCGGCCGCCTGCTCGGGTCGGTTCAGCCCCGAGACGATCACGGTGCCCGGGCCGACCGGGCAGCCCGTCACCGCCACGGTCGCGGTGCACGGCCGTACCGTCCTCGTCGAGGCCGCGGCCGTCTGCGGACTCGGTGTACTGCCCGACGGGCACAAGGCGCCGCTCACCGCCACCAGCCGCGGGGTCGGGCAGGCCGTCCGGTACGCGCTGGCCGGCGGGGCGGACACGATCGTCCTCGCCCTCGGCGGCGTCGCCACCACGGACGGTGGCGCGGGCCTGCTCCAGGCGCTGGGCGCCGTACTGGCACGCGAGGACGGCACCCCGATCGGCCCCGGCGGCCGAGGCCTCGGCGAACTCCACACCGTCGACCTCGGCGAACCCCGCGCCCTGCTGAGGGGAGTCGATCTCGTCCTCGCCACCGACGTGGACAACCCGCTGCTCGGACCGACCGGCACGGCCACCGTCTACGGCCCGCAGAAGGGTGCGACCACGGACGATGTGCGGGAACTGGAGGCAGCACTCGGGTGCTTCGTACGACGGCTGGAGGCGGCGGGCGTCGCGGACGCGGCCCGTCTCGCCGAAGCGCCCGGCGCCGGGGCGGCCGGCGGACTCGGCTACGCCGGGATGCTGTTGGGCGGTCGGGTGTGCTCCGGTGCGGACTACTTCCTCACCCTCCTCGGCGCCGACGAGTTGCTGACCGCGAACGACTTCGTGGTGACGGGCGAGGGGAGCCTCGACGAGCAGTCCCTGTCGGGCAAGCTGCCTGTCGCGCTCGCCCGGCGGGCACGGCGGTACGGCACCTCGGTGCACGCCGTGGCCGGCCGGTGCACGCTCCCCGCCGAGCGGACCGCCGCGCACTTCCGCTCCGTACAGGCCCTGACCGAACTCACCGACCAGGACTGCGCGAACGACCCCACCCTGTCCGTGCGGCTCCTGGAACAGTGCGGGCGGGCCCTCGCCGCCCGCTGGATCGCGGGCGCGTAG
- a CDS encoding NAD(P)-dependent oxidoreductase has translation MRVTVFGATGGTGRLVVQQLLDDGHQVTALVRTPAKLDLTHSQLTSVTGQLSDRDAVQQALSGADAVISALGPSLKRSTTGTQVTDGTRTIVQAMEAQKVTRFIGLATPSLADPQDKPHWKHKVLPVAAGLMFPQALAELKGMTQAVTDSDLDYTIARITNPTHKPATGRIRSGFLGHDRVGSTMSRADIAAFLVLQLTDTRYRRAMPAISN, from the coding sequence ATGCGTGTCACCGTCTTCGGCGCGACCGGCGGCACCGGCCGCCTCGTCGTCCAACAACTCCTGGACGACGGCCACCAGGTCACCGCCCTGGTCCGCACCCCCGCCAAGCTCGACCTCACCCACTCCCAACTCACGTCCGTCACCGGCCAGTTGTCCGACCGCGACGCTGTCCAACAGGCCCTCAGCGGCGCCGACGCGGTGATCAGCGCGCTCGGCCCCTCCCTGAAACGGTCCACGACTGGCACCCAGGTGACCGACGGCACCCGCACCATCGTGCAGGCCATGGAGGCCCAGAAGGTCACCCGCTTCATCGGCCTGGCCACGCCCTCACTGGCCGATCCGCAGGACAAGCCGCACTGGAAACACAAGGTGCTGCCCGTCGCGGCCGGGCTGATGTTCCCCCAGGCCCTGGCCGAGCTGAAGGGCATGACCCAGGCCGTCACCGACTCGGATCTCGACTACACCATCGCCCGCATCACCAACCCCACCCACAAGCCCGCCACCGGCCGTATCCGGTCCGGGTTCCTCGGCCACGACCGGGTCGGTTCCACCATGAGCCGCGCCGACATCGCCGCGTTCCTCGTCCTCCAGCTCACCGACACCCGCTACCGGCGGGCCATGCCCGCCATCAGCAACTGA
- a CDS encoding GDSL-type esterase/lipase family protein, with product MAGALKASVPDVRHDRSAGFGTEHPRSSGKAVEVQNASTADGAKVVQFTDWGGANQQWQLVRTSGVLAQVHTAGRVKDAGNTVRYSWPGVYFEGRVSGTGVGIVLSDSAADYDVQIDGATVATLVTPGNTTHWINGLQDRTHTVRLVKRNDTPGDTSAFGGFVAAPGGAVLSKPAARSRQIEFIGDSLTVGYGNLSTSRTCTWEQLKRTTNSDVSYGALTARQLNADYQINGYSGLGMVRNVNGSQPDVTYRTFYDRALQNVSGDVWQNPGTWRPQVVVVNLGTNDFSTAVNPGEPWTPDSLAAGYRSAYGDFLQKLRTRYGVGTSIVAVGAGQYAGHVQQVVKARNDAGDSGVRYWFLDDSGLDFLGCDWHYSARDDRLIADRLTSFIAGLPTGW from the coding sequence GTGGCGGGCGCGTTGAAGGCGTCGGTGCCGGATGTACGACACGACCGTTCGGCCGGTTTCGGCACGGAACACCCGCGCAGCAGCGGCAAGGCCGTCGAGGTCCAGAACGCCTCCACCGCGGACGGCGCCAAGGTCGTGCAGTTCACCGACTGGGGCGGCGCCAACCAGCAGTGGCAACTGGTCCGCACGTCGGGAGTGCTGGCGCAGGTGCACACCGCGGGGCGGGTCAAGGACGCCGGAAACACGGTGCGGTACAGCTGGCCCGGCGTCTACTTCGAGGGCCGCGTCAGCGGCACCGGCGTGGGGATCGTGCTCAGCGACTCGGCCGCCGACTACGACGTCCAGATCGACGGAGCCACCGTCGCCACGCTCGTGACTCCCGGCAACACCACGCACTGGATCAACGGCCTGCAGGACCGCACGCACACCGTCCGGCTCGTCAAGCGCAACGACACCCCGGGCGACACCAGCGCGTTCGGCGGCTTCGTCGCAGCGCCCGGCGGTGCCGTACTGAGCAAACCGGCCGCCCGCAGCCGCCAGATCGAGTTCATCGGCGACTCCCTCACGGTGGGCTACGGCAACCTCTCGACCTCCCGCACCTGCACCTGGGAGCAGCTCAAGCGGACCACCAACTCCGATGTGAGCTACGGCGCCCTCACCGCCCGGCAACTGAACGCCGACTACCAGATCAACGGCTACTCGGGCCTCGGCATGGTGCGCAACGTCAACGGAAGCCAGCCGGACGTCACGTACCGGACCTTCTACGACCGTGCCCTGCAGAACGTGTCCGGCGACGTCTGGCAGAACCCGGGCACCTGGCGCCCCCAGGTCGTCGTGGTCAACCTCGGCACCAACGACTTCTCGACCGCCGTCAACCCCGGTGAGCCGTGGACGCCCGACAGCCTCGCGGCCGGCTACCGCAGTGCCTACGGCGACTTCCTCCAGAAGCTGCGTACGCGCTACGGGGTCGGGACGAGCATCGTGGCAGTCGGCGCCGGCCAGTACGCCGGCCATGTCCAACAGGTGGTCAAGGCACGCAACGACGCCGGCGACAGCGGGGTTCGCTACTGGTTCCTCGACGACTCGGGCCTGGACTTCCTCGGCTGCGACTGGCACTACTCGGCCCGTGACGACCGGCTCATCGCCGACCGGCTCACCTCGTTCATCGCCGGTCTGCCGACAGGTTGGTGA
- a CDS encoding DoxX family protein encodes MNVFLWIVQAVLAAMFAMAGVMKSTQPKEKLVGQLPWTADFSQGTVRLIGVVEFAAALGLILPAATGIAPVLTPLAATGLVVVMVLAAITHARRKEPGAIAFNAVLLILAAVVAWGRFGPYSF; translated from the coding sequence GTGAACGTCTTCTTGTGGATCGTGCAAGCCGTGCTCGCCGCCATGTTCGCCATGGCCGGTGTCATGAAGTCCACCCAGCCCAAGGAGAAGCTGGTCGGCCAGTTGCCCTGGACGGCCGACTTCTCCCAGGGCACCGTCCGCCTCATCGGCGTCGTGGAGTTCGCCGCCGCCCTCGGCCTGATCCTTCCCGCTGCGACTGGCATAGCCCCCGTGCTGACCCCGCTGGCCGCGACAGGCCTGGTCGTGGTGATGGTCCTGGCCGCGATCACCCACGCCCGCCGCAAGGAGCCCGGCGCGATCGCCTTCAACGCCGTCCTGCTGATCCTGGCCGCCGTGGTGGCCTGGGGACGCTTCGGCCCCTACAGCTTCTGA